In Rhopalosiphum padi isolate XX-2018 chromosome 3, ASM2088224v1, whole genome shotgun sequence, the genomic stretch CTCCTGGATTCCGGTGCTTCAGTATCCGCCATCTCTGAAgaactttttcaaaatttaacagTAGACCCCTCTCAACCTAAAATTCCCCTCTTTCCTCTCACTGGTATACTATTAACAACAGCTCTCAGTAACAAGTCGGTCAAAATTAAATCtcaaatctatttaaatttctccattaataattatgacaCCTTTGGTATTTTTCTTGTTGTACCCCAACTTTCTACACCTATCATTTTGGGAACGGATTGGTTGCTGGAAAACGGGGTGACTATAGACTACAATACTAAAGAAATTTCCCTCCTCTCTGTAACAAACAACATACCTTTTAAATTGATCATTGACCATGATCCAAACAGTCTGgtcaattcattaaaaaatattaatgtatctaACGAGTTCCCCCCACTTTCTGAAACCCCTGCCAAATCAATATACCAACCTCTCCCGtttgaaacagaaaaaaatatcgcTCTCAATGACATTCCCCTCAATAGTTCTCAACAAAATTTAATGACATCCCTCCttcaaaaatatcaacatatcTTTCAAGACAAACCCGGCCTTCATAAATTCTTTTCGTATAAATTTAATGTCAAACCCCATGAtccctataaaataaaaccatatccAGTCCCTTTCTCTCGACGCCCGTCTGTACAACAAGAGATTGATAAAATGATTCAATGGGGGGTGATCGAACGGTCAGACTCACCATACAATAATCCTTTGGTCACTGTCATCAAGACCGACGGCTCGATACGCTTATGTTTAGATGCccgtaaattaaatacaattattctcCCCACTCGAGACGCTTCTCCACCCATTGATGATATCCTAgctaaatttaacaataaatctttTTTCTCCTCTCTCGATTTCTCTTCCGGTTACTGGCAGATTCCCCTTGACCCCTCTGTACGACAATACACTAGTTTTTTGTATGACGGTCGGTCGTACCAGTTCTGCGTTGTCCCGTTTGGTCTGAACATTTCCAATGCTGCTTTCGGCAAAGGACTTGAAGCCgccttaaataattattcaatacccTGTCCATCCCCAAATGACATTCATACTTACGTGGATGACATTCTCCTCTCATCCCCTTCATTTGAAGACCACATCAATACCCTTGAGTGGATTTTTCACAAAATTGCCCAAGCAGGTCTcacacttaaatttaaaaaatgccaTTTCAATAAGAAAGAAATTAAATTCCTCGGACATTTCATATCCCCCAAAGGTATGATAATGGACCCTGACAAAGTTAAAGCCCTCCAAAATTTTCCCGAACCCCGTAACAAAAAGGACCTACAATCATTTTTTGGTTTCTGTAACTTTTATCGTAAATTCTCACAAAATCATTCTTCTCTCTTACACCCCCTCTCTCATTTAATTTGCAAAGACACTCCCTGGACATTcacagaacaaaataaaatcgattttcaaaaaattaaaactgcttTCTCCCTTCAAATATCTCTTACTCACCCAAATTTCAATACCCCTTTCTGTATTCAAACCGACGCTTCCTATATAGGACTCGGTGCCGAATTATTCCAAATTGACAGCGACGGCCAAAGGAACACCCTTTCATTTGCCAGTAGGTCACTTTGTGGGGCCGAAAGAAACTACACGGTGACCGAACTGGAGCTACTGGGGATTCTCTTTGCTtgccaaaaatttaaaatctatatccTAGGACATCCCATTAAAATATTCACCGACCATAAAGCATTAACATTCTTATTCTCctgtaagttaaaaaataatcgtcTGACCCGTTGGACTCTTGCCCTCCAAGAGTTCGACCTTCAAATTCATCATTGTCCCGGTAAAGATAATCCTATCGATACTCTCTCTCGTCACCCCCTCGGTCGAGATGACCAACCCCCTAAAGACTCCCCTGTCATTCTCCATTATACTCTCCCACCTCCCATTCCCCCCGACATAATCCCTCTCTTTAAAAATCTCTCATTCGAACAACAAAAAGACCccaaattagttaatattatttcctcATTAAAATCTGACCCCCCACCAGTATGGCATCATTATTATACCATGAaggacaatatattattcatccGCAAGTTCAAATATGACACTCACTGGTCCCTATATCTACCTGACCACCTGGTAATcccagttattaaattatttcatgagTATTATGCTCACACTGGTCCCCTCAAAACAGCCCATTCTCTCCGAAACATATGCTATTTCCCCTCATTCTCTAAAACTGTCCGTTGTATAGTACAAACATGCGAGTTATGTCAGAAGTGCAAACCGAAGACTACTCGTATAGCTGGTCCTATGCAACCCATTCTCTCCCACCAACCCCTCGAAAAACTGTTAGTTGACTTCTATGGCCCTCTCCCTATAGGCATATTTCAATTTGCCTATATTTTCGTGATAGTAGATAATTTTTCCCGCTTTGTTAAACTGTACCCTCTCCGGCGAGCCAAtgccaaaatatgtataaaaaaaattaaccaccgATTATTTCCCAAAATTTGGAGTTCCGCAAAATATTGTTTCCGACCACGGTCGACAATTTATCAGCAAGTATTGGCAAACCTCCctcaaaaaattcaatattcaaGTTTCCCACACTAGTATCTATCATCCACAATCAAACCCCGCTGAGAGAGTCATGAGAGAGCTAGGTAGGATGTTCCGGACATACTGTCACCAAAAACATTCGACGTGGCCCCAGTATGTTCCATACATCGAATGGACACTCAACAACGTACGTCATGAGTCCACCCACCAATCTCCCTCTAcacttttcttaaaaaattcaaaacacaaCCCGTTAACGCAATTCATACAATTCCCCCACAGTGATTCCCCTTtcgaatataataaacaattaacccTAGCCCAAGAAATTCAACTAACAAAAGCCGAATCCCGTCAAAAAAGTCAAATGTCAAAATTAAACCCCACTCATTTCAAGATAGGCGATCTCGTACTAGTCCGTACCCATATGCTCAGTAATcaaatagacaaaaaaatatcaaaattcttTCTCCTCTACAAGGGCCCTTTCAAAGTTAAAAACGTCAAAACTATTAACGCATATGAACTTGTACACCCTGATGATGATACCCCTCAAGGTACtcataatatcattaacttGAAACCTTATATACCTcccatcaaataaaataaaatacgcacAGATTATATCTCCTTTTCTTGCAATAGTATCCCGTTCTCCTCCAAAATTGATGTCCCtagttaaaatgttatattcccTCAAAATGCTAGTCTATAGTCATTCCCAAAAAATTCTGCTCTTTTACTCTACAACAAATGGTTTTCAGGTATCCTTACAGACACCTTCAACAATTTGTTGGGGGGGTTCTGTAACGTCACAGCATTTTTTGCAGTAATATTATCAATGTCATAAACATACCTGTACCTATAGTACCATTAACAAACATACCTtatctatatattgttatgaatatcGCGCGCTAATGAAGAAATGACCGCAGTGCTATGCAATAAATGTTCCCCGTCCCCCCCGTCCTCGTGCAGTGTTCGTCGTCGACGTGCCGCGGTTGCCCGCCGCCCGTCACCTCCAGCGTTTTTGTCGCGTCCGTCGGTGCACTCGCCGCAGTGCAGTTATTAAAGTTccacattattgtaaaagtcCCGCAATACATCTACCCTGCGTTTCCCCACCTCAACATCTCAACTATCAACACCGGCCACCGTCCAGCCAGCTCCGTCGGACTGCCGACACTACCTTTCTCAACGCCATTTGAACCAgccgtggttttttttttcgtgcgcCCAGTCTCACCGTGAATTCAGCTGTCCAAACCACGTGTCCACACAAGCACATATATACCCGGCGAAGTTCGTTTGTCTCTCTCCAACATCGCTGTGTCCACGCTATGATGTGCTAAACGTCACCACGGGCTCGATGTCGGGCGAAGCAACTTTCAGCCACTGACCGATGCAGATGGGCCATGTCGACCGCGTGTGTGTCGACGGCCATTTGGCCAGCCCATCGCAGCCGTCGGTCAACCGTCAGCAGCCTCGTCGTCCATCACTATAATATcgtaatgtattaaaatccaCCCCCCCCATATTCCCATATAGCTttcttttgttatttaatttatatttttttttatatattatgtcttctTTTccccttttttaaataaatctttggTGTTCATTCACCACTGCGTGTACAAAGCCTATGAGTTCCACCGACTTAGCCTTCGGGCTAACACGCGGTGCGGCTCATAGGTCACGACCGAAATGTTCCCCTTTGGTCGTGGGTAGCTTTTGGTAGCCTAGCAAACTACCAAATTCTTACACCCTACTCGTGCGCGGGTAGGGGCCCATGAGGTCTATGCTGATTACCTCCCAGGGGTGGCGGGGTGTTCTGGCGGTCATTGGGTCATCTGCGCGCGCGTTTAGTGGTTTGGTGCACGCGCATATGTGACACGAATTGACGTACAGTCGGATGTCGTTCTTTTGACCTTTCCAGTAAAAGCGTTGTTTTATTGCCCTGTAGGTTTCTTTCCAGCCAAGGTGGTTTGCTAGGACGTGATCGTGGTATGTCCAAATCACGTTCTGTATTTTTTGACGTGGTATAATGACGGGTGTGTAGTCGCGCAAATTTATTCGCAGGAGGCCGTCgctaaaaacatatttgttctttttttccGTGGCTTGTCTGGTATTGCGCGCCGGCGTGTCCGGTGTCCCGTTGTCCACTATGTCACGCGTGTCGGGGTCATTGGCCTGCCACGTCACGAGTGTAGCGTGCGTTATGGTGGGCTCGCTGGTGGTGTTGCCCGGGTCCGTAGTGGCGAACAGGTTGTCGGTCGGCGTGCTAGTAGTGGTGGTGATTTGGGTGGTGGGTACTCCTACTAGCCGTTCCTCGAGGTGATCCTCGTCTACGGGGGGTCCTGGAGCTGGGTTGCGGGACAGCATGTCCGGTGATTCGTTCTGTACGCCGGGCACGTGCGTGGTTTTGAAGTCCAGGTTGGCCAGCTGTAGTGCCCACCTGGTCAACTTGGAGTTGGTATTTTTGGCCCGGTGGAGCCATGTGAGGGCGGAGTTGTCTGTGGATAGGTCATAGTAGCGGGCTTCTAAGTATGGTCTAAACTTGTCGGTCGCCCAGATTATCGCGATGCACTCGCGTTCGACCGCGGCGTACCTAGTCTGCGTGTCACTAAACTTTTTGCTCGCGTAGGCGATTATCCGTCTTTCCTCAGGTCTGTCACCCCGTTGGAAAAGAACGGCACCTGCTCCTATTTCGCTAGCATCGGTTTGTAGGCAGAACGGTTTTCCGTAATCTGGTGTCGACAGTTTTGGCGAATCGTACAGtgcgtgttttattttaataaatgaataactgtAAATACAAGACATTTTCACTGAATGTTTATATTAGGATTTtctatacatgaaaaaaatgtttgaaattaatttttttatgttttttaaaacaataaattcacagcatatataacattttttatacttattttatgtaagtattatatgtttaaaattaaaataaataaatacaccaatatttattaatcaaaactatttaaaatgttgctaAATATTCATTTAGGAGATTAAATTATCgtacaaaaattgtttcatgtcacttataagttacaatGTAAAATACGCaacaattttactaaaaaatctatttaatcgcaatgaaattattattttacatgtattttaaaaagtaattgggttagaaatataaatcgagttctggtgtataataatttgtatgcttaatttaatggttaatatttttaagcaaacaggagctttcattaaaaaataggtttgcGACTTGCGAGCTAGCAGCACTGTATAGAATTCATGGGCGACAATTTACGCAACGGCATGTAATGACGCGAAACGTTCTGAACGACCGtctgtgaaataataatgtacctctcCCTCGATTACAACACGCGGACCCCGACGCGTACACGATGGGCGTGGTTACTGCCTACCGCGACGGCGGCGAGATGGAATTCAACGCCATCTcttgagcgttgtatacgtttcaCTTTTACCACGACGGCCTCTTAACGTTTAATGATGGAAAACAATTTGTAGATAATGTAGTATCATTACCATTTAAACTTTAAGTGACTGATTCATACATTCTAAAAAGTTAAGACATAAATGACcacaattaaatgtattataatcttgataatttgaatagttatatatataatattgtttcctttaaaatatgtttgtaattcAATTGGTGGAGGTAAATCACCGAagctatcaaaatatataactttatccttatttttataaaacgccACCAATGACTTCCATTACCGGAAGATACGTCTAAGTTTAATATACCACATTCGATTGCGAGAGGTTTTTTAGGTAAGTTATCACGTGAAAAGACTCCGCGGTTATGATTGATATTAAACTTTAcaacgtattttataatatctctaGAAATTAGTGGTCTGTTAGGTAGCGTATTCATCAGTTTTTTTTCCTTgatccattattatttaaatataatccattacctttctttatttttgaattttgtattgCATTATACACACTAGCACTTCCAGACCAACTACCAAGTGCCGATAATCCTGCAAAAATAGGTGTTGTAATGTtgtatatacaacaaaatatacgaAGCGGGAGTCAACAAATACCGATacgacaaaaattaataattaaattgtcgaCGGCGACGACAAAAACGCAGCGATCGGGCAGTCGTGGTGTGTTACGGCTgacaactgttttattttaatatctttaattatttcgttgtgttattatgtttattttatttcaattaatatagcTTTGTTTTTATTCTCATATCGAGGTACGCACCTAAGTGTTTGTGGCGAGGAAACACTTTAGTAAAAAATAGCAAGACACTCTAATACCTTATTTCTCTTccagtactcgttatcgtggtcagTTGAGAAATAGTACGATTTTGTCCAGGTTAAAGAGATCTCACTCTCAAACATTcagtactcgttatcgtggtcagTTATCTGAGAGTAAATCAACCTTAGAGTTGTAACGTATAAGCCCTGCGAGGTCTTATTAAATTGTCCTTTGCGTAGTACTCGTTATTGTGGTCACCAAAGGATTGTTGAGTAAGCGCTTACCGCAGGTGTCGATACTACCTACTTGTTTGACGGTTTGGGAATCGGATACCGAGatacttattttatacgttAAACCATCGCGTGACATATACGACATAGGTATTAAGGGAATTGCACCTCCTGACTGACCTGGTGTTAAAATCAACCttttaccaacatttttttttaaacgttcttTTTTTCTTCGCTGAcagtataacatttatttttattttgtagtacGTTTCCGTTTACGTTTACAACCCATACCTATTTTTCTTTTAGCTTTCATTACGTTTGTTACGGTATACGCAACGATTTTCTCTTTTCTAGTTGTATCTTGTGCTTTAAATCTTTCCCGAGCACGAAGTTCTAACACTTTATGTCTATCTTCTAAATTTTTACTAGTTGCATGCAAAATATCGTGATCGTGACATGCAGTATCCAACAGGTTTATTCCTTTATCACCACAATCTAGTctcttttttaatttcgtacCATGTCTACAATACTAATAGTTTGAAATACGAGCTTCAAACGGAAGACTATTTATAAGTGAGTTTACAAATCCTTTACCAGTCTTATCTGATTTACACTTGTGAGTTGAACGTATCATCTGTAACtgattataaagtaaaaattctTCAGTATTTATACGAAAAGATGAACTTAATTGAGCAGAaagataaattagatattataaatgtagatGTTCAGATAGAAATAAAACCATCAAAATATGGATCATTATTACCTGATACCATACGTGCTATATTAGTTGGTCCTAGTGGTTCaggaaaaacaaatataatgtaaaatttaatcacTCATGAAAACGGgttaagatttgaaaatatttatttatactctaaaacctcaaatcaagaaaaatatgttttgttaaaaaaaataatagatgataTAAAAGGTgctaattatttcatttttacaagtgctgataaagttataactgaaaaaaagttatttttatgagGTAAAGCAGATAACATTGATTTTCCATATAGATTTACACAGTCCAGGTAAGCTAACCACGTTACAGGTTTGTTTGAATcataattgatattttgaatattaggAATGTTAGCTTTTACATGTCTTTTAACTGAATGACAAATTCCGCCACGTAATCCATTCTCTAGAAAAATTAATGTtgacaaagaaaatatttttaaggtttcTCTAAATCTAGTTTTGTCTTCAGATAAATTATCAGCTAGTGAACTAAGAGACtctaacataaaacaaaatgtgtcaataaattttatgttaaatttatcttgaatatttttactatatgatatatatttttccgACGAATTAGGTATTACATGAATATCATTTTCATTACAACCAAGTTCACGGACAATGAAATGACTGTCATAGACTAAGTTGTGAAAATATATCGGAATAAATGAAACATTTGTCAAttcataattacaatttaaacaaacagCTGATCTAAAACGTCCTGTAAAATGATTATGATCTCTTACTTTAACCaaattatcgtttttaaatGATTTGCAACAGCATTCACATAATCtagtattttgaaatgtatgCTCTTCATCAACAGTTAATTTGTCCATCggtatatttatcttataaagaTTATTCACTTTTGAACCTATATCTCTGTGGTGTGATGGCAGAAGCTAATATGtcattttttgttgatttttggaTTATCATGTAAATAGTTGATaaatagtatgttttaaaaGGTGGCAAAGTATGATATGTCTTTTATGTGTATAGCACCATCCATGAGCAAAGACCAAAACTGATaagtcattatttaaaaatatacctgaTTGCAAAACTTGATATGTCAAAAACCAAAACTAATaagtcattatttaaaaatatatgtgatgGCATAACTTGATATgtcttttttttagatttgtatAGTTTGAtgtttactaattactatagttatttgtttGCTGGTTTTAGCTTTAatcatattgaaaaatatcCTAAATACCAGAGTCACTATTCTCGAAGGCacacaaataaattttatcttcaatgtcatttaaatattaaaaagttgtatgaaaaatataaactagaGAAAAATGGTAACAAATGTGGATCATATGATTTGTTTAaagaagtttttaataaaactggttataaatttaaaaaaccaaaactgGATACATGTAAGACTTGTGATACTTTTGTActacaaattaaacaatgtaAGGATAACCATTAACCAACAAAAGATATTACTCCAGCAACAACATGAAACCCATAAAAACTTCGCAGATTTAGgttatatgcaaaaaaaaagaagataaaaTTAATGCTTTAGCTTCTAACAATATTAGAGTTTTAGTATTTGATTTAGAACAAGTTCTAGATACTTCTGCTCTCTCTACAAATGTTTCATTCTAAAAAAGGCTTTTGTCAACGTTTAACTTGACCATCAGAGATTGTTCTGAAAATGAAGGTAATGAATCAAAAGAGGATCAAACGACATAGCATCTTGtctttaccaaaaaatattaaatttgctcAACAATGTAACCCATGTTATCACTTACTCTGACACATGTGGAGgacaaaatagaaatattaatatggcTGCTATGTTAAGTCTAGTTACTGCAAGTTCTTCAACGTTGCATATAATCAACCAAAAATTTTTACTGCCAGGCCACACTCACTTGGAGTGTGATGTAGTTCACGCGAAAATAGAAATAGCGAACAATTTTTCAGACATTCCTATAATGATACCAAGAGATTGGTATCAATTTGTTAGAACAGTAAAAGGAAAGAAACCATTTAAAGTAATTGAAATGAAACAAGaacagtttttttcattttaaaatttagtaagcACTTCACTGACTAAAAAAACAGTAGATACTGATGGGAATAAAGTAAATTGGTTTCATATAAGGTGGATTCGATATGAAAAAGTTTATGGTGAGTTGCAGTTTAAGTATAGCCTCAATCCAGAAGAACCATTTAGAGCAGGGGTCGGCAATAGGCGGCCCGCGGGCCATGTCCGGCCCGCGGAAGGAAAAAATATGGACCGCcaaaaattttcttaattttcctatatatcttatatataaattaaactaaaattgaaaTCGATTTCATGAGGCGCTGAGACAATAATAACGGTTAATCATTATCTGTGTTGTTGTTGAACGTGCCGCAGTCGCGGCTGCGGGCCGAGTCGCTTGCAttcgcgcgcgtgtgtgtgtgtgtgtgtgtgatttcAGAGGCGatctatttttatgatttattaggaAATTACGATAGCGTTCATCGTATAAAgctgtttataataatagtcacGATAACAGAACACCATACATTGAACCTACTTCTTGaaacacttaataatattatttagttcaaTTTAATCGTTGCGTTGCGTTTGTCGTTCGTAGTCCGTCGCGTCCGTAGtgttaaaacttattaatttataaatattattcgtgtgCTATTATACTCGATTAGTATGTTTTCCAAAAAACGTAAAGTTGACAATGAAAACAGAAAGTTCCTGGCTGAGTGGaccgaacaatatttttttacacttcCAGTAAGAGCTGGAGCCGTTCCAGTTTGTCTCATATGCAACAGTACAGTTGCTGTCGTTAAATGTGCTAATTTAAAGCGTCATTATGATACAATACataaagattttgaaaaaaaatttcctcTTGACAGTGCAGCGCGTAAAGATAAGCTCCAAGCGTATCTCTTGTCTTATAAAAATAGTACGACTATGTTAGTAAAAAGTATGAGTGGGCAAGAAAAGTCAATAGAAGCAGCATTGCGTGTTTGCTGGACGTTAAATAAGCACCAAAAGCCATTTACAGACTCAGAAATTGTAAAAGAGTGTATGTTGGAAGTAGCCACTGCACTTTTTGAAGATAAAAAGGACATAATTAATGCTATTCAAAATATTCCTCTATCAGCAAGAAGCAATACAAGAAGAACAGAACTATTGGCCGatgacaacaaaaataatttaattcacatTTTACAGATGGCTCCTTGCTACGCTATTGCAATTGATGAGTCATGTGATATTGTTGATTCTGAGCAGATGTCAATTTTCGTGCGCTTTTTAGACGCTGAAAGTAAAGTGTTTAGAGACGAGTTGTTAGCATTATTGCCATTGAAATGCAAGACTCGTGGAGAAGATTTGTTTAAAACTTTTGACGACTTCATGACTAAATCAAATATTAGTTATGATAAAATTGTGTCTATTTCAACCGATGGCGCCCCAGCAATGATTGGTAAAGAAAAAGGATTTGTTAAGAGAATCAAGGATAAGAATGCTGAAATACTTTCATATCAATGTATAATTCATCAAACATCCCTGTGTGGCAAACTTAGTACAACGCTGAAGGAAGTAATGGACATAATGATcaagttgattaattttttgaGGTCCCGATCTGCTCTTCAGCACAGGcagtttaaagattttttatttgaatgtgaTTCAGTATATTCGGATTTACTTCAACATAACAATATCCGTTGGTTAAGTAAAGGCAAAGTGATCGAACGTTTTTGGAGTATAAAAGAAGAAGTAATCACGTTTTTGGTAAACTTGGATTCACAAGAATCAAAGCAGTATCATAAATTCTTAACAAACGAGAGCAATATGCTATCTGTGGCATTTTTAAAAGACAttcttacatatttaaatgtacttaatattGAGTTACAAGGGCATAACAAGTTAATTTGTGATCTGATATCAAGTGTATCTGCTTTCCGACGAAAACTTGAAATCTTTGAAGAAGatataaaaaatcaagattttATTCATTTTCCAACAATCCTTGAATATAAAAAGAATTCCGACATAGACTGCAgtatgtttttaagttttttgtcGGACCTTGGTGAAGAATTTGGTAAGAGATTCAAAGACTTTGCAGATATTGGAAAACTgtctcaatttttaaaaaatccgtTTGAAGTTTCTCCGACTGGAGAATGGATTGACGTTGCTACAAAATTATTCAGACTTCCAAAATCTTCACTTCAAATGGAAATTATTGATTTGCAAGAAGATATCTCATTGCAAATGAATAAGACTTCGTCTACTGAAGATTTTTGGATAAAACATGTCTTGGATAAATACATGAACTGTAAAACCCTTGCCATAAAATTAGCTACTATGTTTGGCTCCACTTATGTATGTGAAACTTCGTTTTCAAAAATGACGTTTTTAAAAAACCGATACCGTTCAAGATTAACAGATCACCACCTTGAAAACACTTTACGCATCAGTTGTTCTCCAAGAGTAccagattttaaaaaattagcccaagaaaaaaaatgtcatttttctcattaaattttgttattattagtatgaatgtattattacctaataaataattaaatattaaatactgtgtctaaaaatgtgattttaatacaaaaataaatacattaatgataaaattatgtttaagatttttttggccctcgaaattttttttttaaatatctggcccgccatataaattaattgccgACCCCTGATTTAGAGTCTTAGATCTTACACAAGGTGGTAAAAGAGGAAGgccaaaaaatataacatcattATATTCAACAGCGTTAACCAATTGTTATAAAAGTCCTTTAACTATCTGTTATAATAAGGTAACACTGTTGTGTAATAGTTATTATCACGATTACGTGTTATCATGTTTGTTGTCAGTCATTAGTCGACATAGCTCGTGCGATGTACACTTCACTCTTAAGTACAAttgttttatactaataaagttaaatatataaaaatgtcaaacagttattcattcataatatattaaatacaacacTATCAACCTCCCCCcccttcaaaaaaaaaagattattaagtttattgccGCTGATACATGAAGACTGCCATAGCTTTTACCAAAACTTAAAAACATCCAAAGATGCTGCTGAACTGCTTTCAATCAATAGTGATTTTTCATCAGATGAaggctaaaattataataatatattatcgagtAAAACCataagttgttttattttttacctttattgtattttatttaaaaattttaagtaattgttatattgttatgttttaaaaaaggctaatttcattttctttatttattgacCAAAAGTTAAAagatcaattttatgtttttacatttatttactgaactttgttgttttattctaaaattgttttgtatactACAATACTGTGTTTTAAAAAAggttacttttataatttttaaattgttgatatgttgcaaatttaaaataaattagtgtttGCAAAAAATGATATGTCTTTATTTTCTACTTAAACTCGTTTTTccgaaagtttaaaaaatgtacacatcAGCTTCTGCCATCATACCACAGATCTGTCATTGTCTTTATAAAGTGTTTTGCTGCATTACGGTTTCTATAAACATGAAGTTTTGttggaattttatatttttttattaaatatttaggtataatgtCATAATCTATTTTTACGTAAAATTCATAACTCATAG encodes the following:
- the LOC132926237 gene encoding general transcription factor II-I repeat domain-containing protein 2-like, which encodes MFSKKRKVDNENRKFLAEWTEQYFFTLPVRAGAVPVCLICNSTVAVVKCANLKRHYDTIHKDFEKKFPLDSAARKDKLQAYLLSYKNSTTMLVKSMSGQEKSIEAALRVCWTLNKHQKPFTDSEIVKECMLEVATALFEDKKDIINAIQNIPLSARSNTRRTELLADDNKNNLIHILQMAPCYAIAIDESCDIVDSEQMSIFVRFLDAESKVFRDELLALLPLKCKTRGEDLFKTFDDFMTKSNISYDKIVSISTDGAPAMIGKEKGFVKRIKDKNAEILSYQCIIHQTSLCGKLSTTLKEVMDIMIKLINFLRSRSALQHRQFKDFLFECDSVYSDLLQHNNIRWLSKGKVIERFWSIKEEVITFLVNLDSQESKQYHKFLTNESNMLSVAFLKDILTYLNVLNIELQGHNKLICDLISSVSAFRRKLEIFEEDIKNQDFIHFPTILEYKKNSDIDCSMFLSFLSDLGEEFGKRFKDFADIGKLSQFLKNPFEVSPTGEWIDVATKLFRLPKSSLQMEIIDLQEDISLQMNKTSSTEDFWIKHVLDKYMNCKTLAIKLATMFGSTYINRSPP